Within Protaetiibacter intestinalis, the genomic segment GAGGTTGAACGCGTCGGGCCCGTCGCCCGCGAGCAGATGCAGCATGCGGATCATGGCGCACGACAGATCCTGAGCCTCGTCGATCACCACTGCGCCGTACTCGTCCGACGGCTCCTGCCTGAGCGATGCTTCCGCCGCGAGGATCAGATCCTCGAAGTCCCAGATGTGTTCGGCACGCAGCGCCGCCGCGTACCGCTCGTAGAGAGCCCACACCGCGGCCCGTTGAGTCGGCTGCAGGCGACGGCTGCGTCCGACCCGAGCGCAGTTCTCGTACTCGGCGAAGTTCGAGATCCCGCGCCCCTTGATGACACTCGCGATCTCCTCCCGCCAATATCGTTCGTCGGGGTCGATGGCGCCCACCGGCCCGTGCGCGCCGTGCTCTCGCCAGACCTTCCGCCACACATCACCGGCCTTGCGTCCGTTCAGGCTGTAACGCACCCCGCGCGACTTAAGGATGTTGCCCGCCAAGGCGTGCACGCTCTCGAACTCGACCCGGGACGACACCTCGGGGGCGAGACGTTCGAAGAGCGCGCTGAGCACGTCGGGGAGGGTGCGCACGTACGTGGTCACCAGAACCTTGCCCGGCCGGGTGCGGGCGATGTGCGCGGCCCGATGCAGCCCGACGACCGTCTTGCCGGTACCCGCCGCTCCGCGGATGCGACACGGGCCGTTGAACGTTCGTCGCACCACCTTCGCCTGTTCAGGATGGAGGAAGGCCATCCACGACTCGATCGGCTCCGCGGTGAGGCCCGCGAATGCGGCCGCGTTGAGCTCCTCGATGGTCAGCAACTCGGGTTGCACCGGCGCCGGGGCGGGCGGGGCCGTCACGATGACGGATGCCGGGGCGGCGCTCGCCGCATACGGCGGGAAGTGCTGCATGACGCTCGTCAGCACCCGCTCCACCTCGACGAGGGAGAGGCGCCGACCGCGGGAGAGGATCCGCTCGACGACGGCGCCCTCCGACATCAGGTCGACGCCCATGACTCCGGCCCGCAAGTCCCGCCGGTTCGTGAAGACGGCGAGCGTGTGCACCTCGGTGGGCGCGAGTCCGATCTCGGCGAGCAGTTGCTCGGTCGTCATCCCGAGGTCGGCGAGTCCGGCGAACCGCTCCGTCACGTCGTCGTCGCCCTGGAACACTCGCGACTCGGAGCCGTGCTTCTCGACGCGCACGTCCTTCCAGGTCTTCGCATCCACGATGTAGACACCCGACGGCCCGACGACCACGAAGTCGACCTGGGCGCGGCTGCCGGGCCAGCGGCGATCGGGGAGCACGTGGAATCCCTGAGACTGCAGCGGGGCGAGGGTCTGTTCCAGCCGGTGCTCGCTCGCAGCAGCGGCCTCGAAGTTGAACGCCATCTGCTCGTAGACGTGCGCCTGCCTGCGCATCTCCTCGGCGAGCGCGCGATGCGACCGCGCCTCGCGCGCTGCGGAGTCTCCTCCCGACACGGCGTTCCCCCTGGTGTGGCTCGCCTCCATCCTTTCCGTTCACCGGATGCCGGGGGAGCGCCCGTTATGGGGGTGCGGCGGCTACTCCGCCGCCCGCGCCCGGTCGCGCAGGCGGATGCGGCGGTGCTGCCCGTCGATCTGCACCTCTGCCAGGTTGCCGCGCGACTTCACGAAGTCGGTGAAGCTCGCGAAGCCGAGGGTCTTCTCGTTGAATGAGGGGTTGAGCCGCTTGATCTGCGACTTCACCCCGGAGGCGTTGAGCCACTCGGCATCCTCGTTCTTGGCGTGCCCGAACTCGAGCGCCCGCACCAGCAGTCGGGTGGCCTCGCGGTCGCTCACCGTGCTGTCGGGGGAGATGAAGGGGTCGTGGGCCGGGGGCGCGGCGACCGGCGCCGGGGCCTTCTTGGCGGCGGGCTTCTTCTTCGCGGCCGTCTCGGGTTCGGCGTCGGCGGCCTCGGCCGCGTGCTTGCCCACCGGTTCGGCGGCGCGGCCCTTCGGGCGCGGCGGCGCGGCCTCCACCCCGGGCAGTTCGTCGTAGCCGGCGAACTCGTCGCAGGCCGAGATGAGCGCCTTGCTCGTGCCGCCCGCGACGCCGATGCCCACCACGATCCGCCCGAGCCGCTTGCAGCGCTGGGCGAGGGCGATGTAGTCCGAGTCGCCCGCGACGATCACCACGTGCGTGATGTCCTCGAGGCGGAAGAGGTCTTCGATGACGTCGACCGAGAGACGGATGTCGGCGCCGTTCTTGGTGCCGGATGCCGGGAACAGCTGGGTGAGGTCGACCGCCCGGTCGACGAGGTCGCGGCGGTAGGCGGCGTTCGCCGGAACCGACCAGTCGGCGTAGGCGCGCGAGATCGCGACGGTGCCGAACGACGAGGCGTACTCGAGCACGGCCGACACGTCGACGGAGGCGGCCGCGAGCTTGGCCGAGATCTCGTCCCGCGCATCCCGTGCGTTGTCCTTGCGCCAGGCGCCGTCGCCGTGCAGCTGGTCGTAGCGCGAGATGACGATGTTGTCGAAGTCGATGTAGACCGCGACGCGGTCGGTGTCGTCCGTCAGCTCCGGCATCCGTGCCTCCCTGGGCTCGTTCCGACCCTACAGGCGCGGCCGCATCGGGGGTTCACCGGATGTCGGGGAGCCGCGCGAGGGGGCACGATGGGGTCATGACCGCCTCAACCCCTCTCGTCCGTTCCCGTTCCGACCGCGTGATCGGGGGTGTCTGCGCCGCCGTCGCCAAGCGCTTCGGCTGGGATGTGACCCTCACCCGCGTGCTCACCGTGGTCGCCGCGTTCTTCGCGGGCGCGGCGATCGTCGTCTACGTCGTGCTCTGGATCGTCGTCCCCGAGGAGTGACCGGCGCCGCGGCTACGGGGTGGTCGCGAGGAAGAGGAACGCCGCGAACAGCACGAGGTGCACGGCACCCTGCAGGCGCGTGGCGCGTCCCGGCACGACCGTGAGGGTCGCGACCGCGACCGTCAGCAGGAACTCGATGATCTGCACCGGCCCGAGGCCGAGGGTGAGCGGCGTCGGCAGCCAGATGGAGGCCACCGCGAGCGCCGGGATCGTGAGGCCGATGGATGCCATGGCCGAGCCGATGCCGAGGTTGAGCGAGGTCTGCAGGCGGTTGCGCGCCGCCGCCTTCGCCGCCGCGAGCCCCTCCGGCAGCAGCACGACGAGCGCCACGATGACGCCGACGAACGACTGCGGCACCCCGGCCGCCTCCACGACGTTCTCGATGCCGGGCGAGACCGCCTTCGCGAGGCCGACGACGGCGACGAGCGCGACGAGCAGCAGCCCGAGGCTCACGATCGTGGTGCGGGTCGACGGGGGGTCGGAGTGCTGGTCCTCGTCGATGATGCGCCCGTCCTTCGCCACCGGCAGGAAGAAGTCGCGGTGGCGTCCCGTCTGCAGCAGCACGAACGCGCCGTACAGCACGATCGAGGCGATCGCGACGAAGACGAGCTGCGCGGGCGAGAACCGCGCCCCCGGCTCCGACACCGTGAACGAGGGGATCACGAGCGTGAGGGTGGTGAGGGTCACGACCACCGCGAGCGCCCCGCCCGCCCCCTCGGGGTTGAAGCGCGGCGTCTCGTGCTTGAGCGATCCGATGAGGATCGAGATGCCCAGGATGCCGTTGAGCGTGATCATGACGGCCGCGAACGCCGTGTCGCGGGCGAGCGTCGAGGTGTCGACGGATGCCTTGCCGAGCATGAGCGTGATGATGAGGCCCACCTCGATGACGGTCACCGCGACCGCGAGCACGAGCGAGCCGAACGGCTCGCCCACCCGGTGGGCGACGATCTCGGCGTGGTGCACCGCGGCGAGCACGACCCCGATGAGCACCGCTCCGACGAGCAGGTAGACGGCGGTCGGCAGCTCCCGGTTCCAGGTGAGCACGAGCGCGATCACCCCGAGGGCCGGCAGCACCCACACCCAGCTGTGCAGCGCCCGGCGCACGAGGTTCGTGGGGGATGCCGCGCCGCTCATCCGTCCATTCTCGCAGGCCCCGGATGTGTCACCCCGTGACGTTCCGTGACGGTGCGTTGCGGGGCCCTCGCCTCGGCGCCGCGGACGCCCTACCGTCGCGGACATGACGATCCTCGACACCGCAGTCCGCACCTCCGTCCCCGCCTCGACCGCCGAGGAGCGCGCCGCCCGGCTCGACTCCGCGGGTGCCGCGTGGGGCGAGCGCATCGCCGCCGACGCCTCCGCGGCGCAGCTGACCTACCGCGTGCGCGGCACGGGCGAGGGCTCGGTCGCCTCGCGCATCACGGCGGGCCGCCACGAGTTCGTCGTCGACGAGCCGGGCGCCCTCGCGGGCGACGACGTCGCCGCGAGCCCCGTCGAGTACGCGCTCGGCGCGCTCATCTCGTGCCAGATCGTCGTCTACCGCCTCTACGCGCAGGCCCTCGGCATCCGCGTCGACGACATCGAGATCCTCGCCGAGGGCGATCTGGACGCGCAGAAGCTGTTCGGCATCGACGAGACCGTGCGGCCCGGCTTCGGTGCGGTGCGTCTCGACATCCGCATCACCGGCCCCGAGTCGGAGGAGCGTTACCAGCAGCTGCGCACGGCGGTCGATGAGCACTGCCCCGTGCTCGACCTGTTCGCCAACGCGACGCCCGTCTCGGTGGCGGTCTCGAAGGCCTGACGCCGCTAGAGTGGCGGCATGAAGGTCGTCGTCTTCCTGCTGTCGCTCGTGCTCTTCGTCGCGTCGTTCCTGGCGTTCGGCTACGCGTTCTCGCTCGACGGCTTCGAGGCGGGCGCCCTCTTCCTCGGCGGCATCGTGCTGGCGTCGGTCGCCTTCATGATCCCGTTCCACCTGCTGGAGCGGTTCGACTGAGCTACCGCGCGGCGAGCACCTTCGCCGCGAACGCCTCGAGCCGCCGGCTGAGCCCCTCGGCCCGCTGCGCGACGACCGCCTCCGGGTTCGGATCCCACGGGCTCCCGTGCGGGGCGATGCGGATGAGGTGCGGGCAGCCGAGGTCGGCGCACATGTAGGTGCCGACGCTGTCGCCCGCGTGGCCGGCGTCGCCCGCGCGCAGGGCGGTGAACATGCGCACCTGCCCGGCGGGCTGGGTGATCTGGCACAGCGAGCACATCGCCGAGCCGCCCGCGAGCCGCGTCTCGGCGGCGCGCAGCACGATGCCCACGGGGCGGGTGCCCCGCCAGAACACGAGGTAGCCGCGGTGGGCGGTCGAGCCGTCCCGCCAGCCCAGGAACTCGCGGTCGTCCCACAGCACCTCGTGCAGCCCCGGCAGCGGGATGCGGTCGGTGTCGATCGCGCCCGCGTTGACGAAGCAGTCGCGGATCTCGGCGGCGGTGAGTGCAAGCATGTGGCCCCAGGCTAGCCCGACCGCACGGATGCGGCTCAGAGTCCGCGCACGACCATCTCGACGAGGGCGCGGCCGGCGGCGGTCGCGGTGTCGCGGTCGAGGCCCCGCAGCGGCCCCTCGAGCACGAGCATCGCGAGCCCGTGCACCGACGACCAGGCGAGCAGTTCGGCGCCCGGTCGGCGCTCGGGCGGCAGCGCGCCCGTCGCGACGAGCTCGTCGAGCACCTGCGAGAGCAGGCCGAACGGGCTCCGACCTCCCGGGCCCGCCTTCTCGGGGCCGAACGCCCGGTTCAGGTCGGCCGGCACGCTGAACGCGGCCCGGAACAGCCCCGGCTCGTCGCGCGCGAACCGCAGGTAGCCGATGCCGACGGCGCGCAGCCGCTCCTGCGCTCCCGCGACGTCGGTGCCGGGTGGCACCTGGGCGAGCTCCTGCTCGATCGAACGGGCCGCGTGGCCCTGCGCCGCGTCGCTCACCGCCTGCACGAGCGCCGCACGGTCGGCGAAGTGGCGGTACGCGGCGTTGGGCGAGACCCCGGCGCGGCGGGTGGCCTCGCGCAGCACCACGGCATCCGGGCCGCCCTCGCGGGCGAGTTCGATGCCGGCGTCGAGCAGCGCCTGGCGTAGGTCGCCGTGGCGGTAGCTGGCGCGGGGCGTGCTCATGTGTCTCCGGAACGCGTCGGGTGTTGCTCAGATCCTAGGGGCGCGGTCATGTGGACGGCGTACACATGACAGGATGTCACCCTTCGGTGCCGACACAATGGTCACGTGACCCTCGTCGATGCGCTCCGTTCCGACCTCGAGGCGGCCCGCTACCGCGTCGACCGGCTCGACGGGCTGTGGGGTGCGGAGGCGGAGGCCGCGCTGCGTCGCGGCAACCGGGTGCCCGCCGCCCGCGCGCTCGCCGCATCCGCGGAGCCGGTCGCGGTGCTCGCCCGGCTCTTCGTGCTCGGCGAGACGGTCGCCGCGGATGCCGTGGCCGCCGCCCTGCCGGCGCTCGGTCTCGGGGGTGCCGCCGAGCTGGGGCTCCTCGAGGCGGACGCGGGGCTCGCGCGCCCGCTCGTCGACCTGCGGCCGTACGCCTTCGTCGACCTGCACGGCGCGGGGGAGTGGTGGATCGCCTCCGACCTCGGCGAGCTCGCGACGGGCGGCACCCTGCGCGTCGACCACGTGCTCGGCGTCGGCGGCGCCTCCACGACGCTCGCCGGCCTGCAGTTCTCGACACCCGTCGCCACGGCGCTCGACCTCGGCACCGGCTGCGGCATCCAGGCACTGCACGCGCGCCGCTTCGCCGACCGCGTCGTCGCCACCGACATCTCCGAACGCGCCCTGCGCTACGCGCGCCTGAACGCCGAGCTCAACCGCGTCGAGGGCATCGAGTTCCGCCTCGGCGACCTCTACGCACCGCTCGCGGGCGAGCGGGTCGACCGCATCGTGTCGAACCCGCCGTTCGTCATCACCCCGCGCAGCCCCGAGGTGCCGGCCTACGAGTACCGCGACGGCGGGCTCGAGGGCGACGCGCTCGTCGCCGCCGTGATCGCGGGAGCCGCCGCGCACCTGGCGCCCGGTGGCACGGCGCAACTGCTCGGCAACTGGGAGTACCGCGCCGGCGTCGATGGCCTCGAGCGCGCCGCCGACTGGGCCACGGACGCCGGCCTCGACTGCTGGATCGTCGAACGCGAGCAGCTCGATCCGGCGCGCTACGCCGAGACCTGGATCCGCGACGGCGGCACGCGGCCCGGCACCCCCGAGTTCGAGCGGCTGTGCGCGGCCTGGCTCGACGACTTCGCCCGCCGCGGCGTCACGGGCGTCGGCTTCGGCTACCTCGTGCTGCGCCTGGCCGACGGCACACCGCCGTTCCGACGCGCCGAGCGCGTGAGCGCCCCGCTCGACGAGGTCGCCGGGATCGGCGCGCACCTCGCCGAGTGCCTCGCGGCGCGCGACCTCGTCGCCGCGCTCGACGACGAGACGCTGCTCGGGCTGCGGCTGCGGGTCGCCCCCGACGTCACCGAGGAGCGCAGCCACTGGCCGGGCGAGGCCGACCCCTCCGTCATCCTGCTGCGTCAGGGCGGGGGGCTGCGCCGCGAGCTGCGCGTCGACCCGGCGCTCGCGGCGGTGGTCGGGGCGTGCGACGGCGAGCTCCCGCTCGGCGTCATCGTCGACGCCGTCGCCGCGCTGCTCGAGACGGATGCCGCCCCGCTGCGTCTCGGGATCGTCGCCGAGGTGCGCGAACTGGTCGCCGACGGGGTCCTCCGTCCGCTCGTCTAGCCGACAGCCAGCCGCATCACAGCCGCCGTCCAGGCCGCCCGCTTAGCGTGACGACCGGAGGCGCTTTCATGGGATTTCTCGATCGGTTGTTCGGATCGGATGAGCCGCAGGCGCGCACCCGGGAGCCCGTCCCGGCGGCCGACACGGTCGACCGGCGTGCGATCGAGCGCTACCGCTACCTGCTGCGCACCGCCCCGCCCGAGACGATCGAGCAGGTGCACGCCGAGGCCTTCGCCCGCCTCACCGACAGCCAGCGCGCCCTCATCTACGAGGAGCTCAGCCGCGGCGCCGGCACGGGTGAGCGTCCGCTGTCGAGCGAGCCGGCGACCCTCGCGCGCGCGGCGACCCGCGCCGAGCTGCGCTCGCCGGGATCTCTCGAGCGCTCCCTCTCCGGCAGCACCGCGGGCGTGACGCCCGGCGGTCCGTCGTTCGGGTCGATGCTCGCGAGCTCGATGCTCGGCACGGTCGCGGGCTACGTGATCGGGTCGGCGCTCGTGAGCGCCTTCCTGCCGTGGGACGCCGCCTACGACCCGGCCGCCTCCGACACGGGGGCCTCCGACGCGGGTGCCGACGCATCCGCGGATGCCGACTTCGGCTCGGCCGACTTCGGCTCGGCCGACTTCGGCGACTTCGGGTTCTGACCCGAGCGCAGCAGCAGCACCGCCACGGCGTAGCCGAGCGCCGCGACCACCGCGAGCACGGCATCCAGCCCCAGCATCGTGATCGCCACGGTCGGCACGATCGTGAGGGCGCCGGCCACCGCGAGCACACCCGTCGACGCCGGACGGTCCACCGGCAGCGGGTGCTCGAACCGGCCCACCGCGAACGACAGCAGCACGAGCAGCCCGAGCACCACGAGGTAGACGAGCAGCCGCGACCACCACCAGGCGGCACTGCCCGGCACGGGGCCGAGCGCGGGCACCAGCAGACCGAGCCCCGCGAGCGCGACGATGAGCGGCAGGTGCCACAGGTAGATCGTCATGAGCCGCGTGCCGACCACGTACACGACGCCGCGGGCGGCCCGCGTGCGCATGAGCGCCGTGAGGGGCGCCTTGAGCAGCTGCAGCAGCGCGGCCTGGCCGAGCCCGAGCGCCACGAGCGGCAGGGTCGGCGGGTTGAGGTTGGTGAGCATGTTGTCGGAGTACGGACCCCACACGGTCATCGGCACGAGGCTCGCCCAGCACAGCGCCGCGATCCCCAGCAGCTGCCACCAGGCGCGGCGGGCGAACCAGCCGTCGGCGTACCAGAAGCCCAGCTGCTGCACGAGCGGCCACACAAACAGCAGGTTGAGGTAGCCGAGGAAGCTCATGCCGGAGTCGTCCTGCGGCACCCACGGCAGCGAGAACTGCAGCACGTCCACCGTCACGACGCACGCGAACAGCACGCCGAGCGTCGCGCGCGGGGCCCGCTCGTGCCAGCCGTGCAGCGCGGGCGCGGCGAGCTGGCAGATGAGGTAGGCGCCGAGGAACCACAGCGGGCTGCCGACGCCCGTCGCGACCGAGTCGACGAGCGCCGGGTCGACGCCCAGCAGCGTCGCGCCGGTGAGCGCGATCGCCAGGAACAGCAGCGCCGGCAGGGCCGGGCGGGCGAGACGCTGCATGCGTCCGTGCACGAAGGAGCGCGCCGCGAGCCCGGCATCCGGGATGCGGCGGCGCGTGCTGCGCAGCGAGGTCGCGGTGGCGAAGCCGCCCACCACGAAGAACAGCGGCATGATCTGCCCCGCCCAGGTGGCCGCCCAGAACCACGGCT encodes:
- a CDS encoding nuclease-related domain-containing DEAD/DEAH box helicase, whose amino-acid sequence is MSGGDSAAREARSHRALAEEMRRQAHVYEQMAFNFEAAAASEHRLEQTLAPLQSQGFHVLPDRRWPGSRAQVDFVVVGPSGVYIVDAKTWKDVRVEKHGSESRVFQGDDDVTERFAGLADLGMTTEQLLAEIGLAPTEVHTLAVFTNRRDLRAGVMGVDLMSEGAVVERILSRGRRLSLVEVERVLTSVMQHFPPYAASAAPASVIVTAPPAPAPVQPELLTIEELNAAAFAGLTAEPIESWMAFLHPEQAKVVRRTFNGPCRIRGAAGTGKTVVGLHRAAHIARTRPGKVLVTTYVRTLPDVLSALFERLAPEVSSRVEFESVHALAGNILKSRGVRYSLNGRKAGDVWRKVWREHGAHGPVGAIDPDERYWREEIASVIKGRGISNFAEYENCARVGRSRRLQPTQRAAVWALYERYAAALRAEHIWDFEDLILAAEASLRQEPSDEYGAVVIDEAQDLSCAMIRMLHLLAGDGPDAFNLIGDGQQSIYPGGYTLAELGISIAGRGIVMDRNYRNTLEIAQFATSLVRENSFVDIESGARGTADTAEFLRRGAKPKVMRFSSRQRHDLSVVDHVRSLLDDPEVGPGDIGVLAMYRHQVNDLLVAFAAAGLPVIDLEKYDGHPVEAVKVGTIKRAKGLEFKQVVVARTPLSLMEGAPGAPEESSERERLELELRELYVAMTRARDGLWVGVVAA
- a CDS encoding NYN domain-containing protein, with amino-acid sequence MPELTDDTDRVAVYIDFDNIVISRYDQLHGDGAWRKDNARDARDEISAKLAAASVDVSAVLEYASSFGTVAISRAYADWSVPANAAYRRDLVDRAVDLTQLFPASGTKNGADIRLSVDVIEDLFRLEDITHVVIVAGDSDYIALAQRCKRLGRIVVGIGVAGGTSKALISACDEFAGYDELPGVEAAPPRPKGRAAEPVGKHAAEAADAEPETAAKKKPAAKKAPAPVAAPPAHDPFISPDSTVSDREATRLLVRALEFGHAKNEDAEWLNASGVKSQIKRLNPSFNEKTLGFASFTDFVKSRGNLAEVQIDGQHRRIRLRDRARAAE
- a CDS encoding PspC domain-containing protein yields the protein MTASTPLVRSRSDRVIGGVCAAVAKRFGWDVTLTRVLTVVAAFFAGAAIVVYVVLWIVVPEE
- a CDS encoding calcium:proton antiporter, translating into MSGAASPTNLVRRALHSWVWVLPALGVIALVLTWNRELPTAVYLLVGAVLIGVVLAAVHHAEIVAHRVGEPFGSLVLAVAVTVIEVGLIITLMLGKASVDTSTLARDTAFAAVMITLNGILGISILIGSLKHETPRFNPEGAGGALAVVVTLTTLTLVIPSFTVSEPGARFSPAQLVFVAIASIVLYGAFVLLQTGRHRDFFLPVAKDGRIIDEDQHSDPPSTRTTIVSLGLLLVALVAVVGLAKAVSPGIENVVEAAGVPQSFVGVIVALVVLLPEGLAAAKAAARNRLQTSLNLGIGSAMASIGLTIPALAVASIWLPTPLTLGLGPVQIIEFLLTVAVATLTVVPGRATRLQGAVHLVLFAAFLFLATTP
- a CDS encoding OsmC family protein, encoding MTILDTAVRTSVPASTAEERAARLDSAGAAWGERIAADASAAQLTYRVRGTGEGSVASRITAGRHEFVVDEPGALAGDDVAASPVEYALGALISCQIVVYRLYAQALGIRVDDIEILAEGDLDAQKLFGIDETVRPGFGAVRLDIRITGPESEERYQQLRTAVDEHCPVLDLFANATPVSVAVSKA
- a CDS encoding FBP domain-containing protein, giving the protein MLALTAAEIRDCFVNAGAIDTDRIPLPGLHEVLWDDREFLGWRDGSTAHRGYLVFWRGTRPVGIVLRAAETRLAGGSAMCSLCQITQPAGQVRMFTALRAGDAGHAGDSVGTYMCADLGCPHLIRIAPHGSPWDPNPEAVVAQRAEGLSRRLEAFAAKVLAAR
- a CDS encoding TetR/AcrR family transcriptional regulator, whose protein sequence is MSTPRASYRHGDLRQALLDAGIELAREGGPDAVVLREATRRAGVSPNAAYRHFADRAALVQAVSDAAQGHAARSIEQELAQVPPGTDVAGAQERLRAVGIGYLRFARDEPGLFRAAFSVPADLNRAFGPEKAGPGGRSPFGLLSQVLDELVATGALPPERRPGAELLAWSSVHGLAMLVLEGPLRGLDRDTATAAGRALVEMVVRGL
- a CDS encoding DUF7059 domain-containing protein; its protein translation is MTLVDALRSDLEAARYRVDRLDGLWGAEAEAALRRGNRVPAARALAASAEPVAVLARLFVLGETVAADAVAAALPALGLGGAAELGLLEADAGLARPLVDLRPYAFVDLHGAGEWWIASDLGELATGGTLRVDHVLGVGGASTTLAGLQFSTPVATALDLGTGCGIQALHARRFADRVVATDISERALRYARLNAELNRVEGIEFRLGDLYAPLAGERVDRIVSNPPFVITPRSPEVPAYEYRDGGLEGDALVAAVIAGAAAHLAPGGTAQLLGNWEYRAGVDGLERAADWATDAGLDCWIVEREQLDPARYAETWIRDGGTRPGTPEFERLCAAWLDDFARRGVTGVGFGYLVLRLADGTPPFRRAERVSAPLDEVAGIGAHLAECLAARDLVAALDDETLLGLRLRVAPDVTEERSHWPGEADPSVILLRQGGGLRRELRVDPALAAVVGACDGELPLGVIVDAVAALLETDAAPLRLGIVAEVRELVADGVLRPLV
- a CDS encoding acyltransferase family protein translates to MTTAYPTPVGGSALDRRDLTLDLARVFCVLMVVAIHLMFVGVGPDASGGISVSRPLEQQPWFWAATWAGQIMPLFFVVGGFATATSLRSTRRRIPDAGLAARSFVHGRMQRLARPALPALLFLAIALTGATLLGVDPALVDSVATGVGSPLWFLGAYLICQLAAPALHGWHERAPRATLGVLFACVVTVDVLQFSLPWVPQDDSGMSFLGYLNLLFVWPLVQQLGFWYADGWFARRAWWQLLGIAALCWASLVPMTVWGPYSDNMLTNLNPPTLPLVALGLGQAALLQLLKAPLTALMRTRAARGVVYVVGTRLMTIYLWHLPLIVALAGLGLLVPALGPVPGSAAWWWSRLLVYLVVLGLLVLLSFAVGRFEHPLPVDRPASTGVLAVAGALTIVPTVAITMLGLDAVLAVVAALGYAVAVLLLRSGQNPKSPKSAEPKSAEPKSASADASAPASEAPVSEAAGS